TCCTATTTTTAACGAAGAAAAAACATTCTTCCATTGTATCATGCTATTTTGCAGCATTTATCGGAAAGCGAATTGGAATTTATTTTTGTTAACGATGGGAGTACCGATGCGTCTATTTTGCAGCTCTTTACGCTTGCCGATGAAGATAAACGTGTAAAAGTAATTTCGTTTACCCGAAACTTTGGTCATCAGGCTGCTTTAACGGCAGGAATCGATTTTGCTAAGGGCGATGCTATTATTACGATGGATGCCGATTTTCAAGATCCACCTGAAGTTTTACCGTTATTGGTAGAACAATGGCAAAAAGGAGCTAAAATTGTTTATGCTCGTCGCTCCCATAGGCACGATAAATGGTTAAAACGAATGACCGCTCAATGGTATTACAGTTTATTGTATAAGGCTAGCGAAATAAAAATTAAAGGGAATATTGGCGATTTTAGGCTTATTGACAAAACCGTGGCTGATAAACTGCGGCAGTTGCGTGAGCATAGTCGCTACCTGCGGGGGCTTATTCCTTGGATGGGTTTCAAATATGCCATTGTCGATTATATTCGCCCACACCGAATTAAAGGTCAGACCAAGTTTAATTGGCTTAAAATGATGCGATTTGCCATGAATGGTTTATTGAATTTTTCGCTTTTGCCCTTGCGTATAGGTTTAGTAGCGGGTGTTGGCATTATATTTTCAGGCATTATTTTCCTTTTTTACTTGGCATATCGTTTCTTTTTCGACGACCAATTTTATAAATTACTAGAGTGGTTAGCTGTTGTTAATTATATTCTTATAGGTGTGCTATTTATTTTTATTTGGTTTATTGCAGAATACATTGGTAAAATTTACGAAGAGGTGAAAGGGCGTCCTTTATATATCATCGAGAATTCAAAAAATATTGCTGAGCATGAGAATAT
The sequence above is a segment of the Bacteroidales bacterium genome. Coding sequences within it:
- a CDS encoding glycosyltransferase family 2 protein translates to MYHAILQHLSESELEFIFVNDGSTDASILQLFTLADEDKRVKVISFTRNFGHQAALTAGIDFAKGDAIITMDADFQDPPEVLPLLVEQWQKGAKIVYARRSHRHDKWLKRMTAQWYYSLLYKASEIKIKGNIGDFRLIDKTVADKLRQLREHSRYLRGLIPWMGFKYAIVDYIRPHRIKGQTKFNWLKMMRFAMNGLLNFSLLPLRIGLVAGVGIIFSGIIFLFYLAYRFFFDDQFYKLLEWLAVVNYILIGVLFIFIWFIAEYIGKIYEEVKGRPLYIIENSKNIAEHENIDAQL